The Anopheles coluzzii chromosome 2, AcolN3, whole genome shotgun sequence genome window below encodes:
- the LOC120950949 gene encoding uncharacterized protein LOC120950949, which translates to MFSSAFQSPRASCLLIQIVPTKPMDQATQPYEGVHCDECHYWFSKLYLFKQHHRKCHSDLGELIDLPPLPAFANTVKLHNLEDELWFAILHTYEGKTVLMRIFEAETHATMRIANQRDMEQQRQRLVRKGAGDTITIGVLYDVYPEINAEDTLSFKVVPRIYWDVNEDGTKTPIPSMSYPVTGRSGHRGQYPGKFLFPENLNTRHEPASYIYSDVVLCEHNVPPNPFYVELERIVNTL; encoded by the exons ATGTTCAGTTCTGCTTTCCAGTCTCCCCGCGCATCGTGCCTGTTGATTCAAATTGTGCCAACCAAACCGATGGACCAAGCGACCCAACCGTACGAAGGAGTGCACTGCGACGAGTGCCACTACTGGTTTAGCAAGCTGTACCTGTTCAAGCAGCACCACCGGAAATGCCACAGCGATCTCGGCGAGCTGATCGATCTGCCCCCCTTGCCCGCGTTTGCCAACACGGTGAAGCTGCACAACCTCGAGGACGAGCTGTGGTTCGCTATACTGCACACCTACGAAGGGAAAACGGTGCTGATGCGCATATTTGAGGCAGAAACTCACGCCACAATGCGAATCGCAAATCAGCGCGACATGGAGCAACAACGCCAACGGCTGGTACGGAAGGGCGCCGGGGACACCATTACGATCGGCGTCCTGTACGATGTGTATCCCGAAATCAATGCGGAGGATACGCTTAGCTTTAAGGTCGTTCCGCGCATCTACTGGGATGTGAACGAGGATGGTACGAAAACACCGATACCGTCGATGTCGTACCCGGTCACGGGACGCTCGGGCCACCGTGGGCAGTACCCGGGAAAGTTCCT atTCCCAGAAAATCTCAACACGCGCCACGAACCGGCAAGCTACATCTATAGCGATGTTGTACTGTGTGAGCACAATGTCCCTCCTAATCCCTTCTATGTTGAGCTGGAACGAATTGTAAACACACTTTAG
- the LOC120953236 gene encoding uncharacterized protein LOC120953236 — protein sequence MSVKRTERGLRIGWWICGCTLWGFFMLPVANGAIPETACGRAGQLLGNCFRNFTPTVAVEALHAVKIPDSLEEINSRCLIFNRGMECVRQYLRECVNARQRKIIENEVYGAQKLYEYLCYDQAFQREFLRHKSCFQLVHPEWDLCSNQFIGVLKEEMARVTKQSINVQYVNFCCARYAYENCVYDNARYICKPDSAVFLRRIAKLLSTDKHFLNCDRIENELCSGAVRVPGEYATVPLLLLLLLPLLPLLLLTVGAVR from the exons ATGTCGGTTAAGCGCACGGAACGTGGACTACGCATCGGCTGGTGGATATGTGGGTGTACATTATGGGGAT TCTTCATGCTTCCAGTTGCCAACGGTGCCATCCCCGAAACGGCATGTGGCCGGGCAGGACAGTTGCTCGGTAATTGCTTCCGTAATTTCACCCCAACCGTTGCGGTCGAAGCACTGCATGCGGTTAAAATTCCCGACTCGCTGGAGGAAATCAACAGCCGGTGCCT AATCTTCAACCGCGGAATGGAATGCGTCCGCCAGTATCTGAGGGAGTGCGTCAATGCGCGGCAGCGGAAAATTATCGAAAAcgaagtgtacggtgcacagaAGCTGTACGAGTATCTGTGCTACGATCAAGCCTTCCAGCGTG AATTTCTACGGCACAAGAGCTGCTTCCAGCTGGTACATCCCGAGTGGGATCTCTGCTCGAACCAGTTCATAGGCGTGCTGAAGGAGGAGATGGCCCGCGTCACCAAGCAGTCGATCAATGTTCAATACGTAAACTTTTGCTG TGCTCGGTATGCGTACGAAAACTGCGTGTACGACAATGCCCGCTACATCTGCAAACCGGACTCGGCCGTGTTTTTGCGCCGCATCGCCAAGCTGCTGTCCACCGACAAGCACTTCCTCAACTGTGATAGGATTGAAAATGAGCTCTGCTCCGGTGCGGTCCGTGTCCCCGGTGAGTACGCCACGGTGccgcttctccttctcctccttctccccCTGCTCCCGCTGCTACTGCTGACGGTCGGTGCGGTACGGTAG